In one Chitinivorax tropicus genomic region, the following are encoded:
- a CDS encoding tetratricopeptide repeat protein, which yields MMIDALEKLLNGPRDGALLRFSLGNAHLQAGHLMEAIQYFQDTLAHDPHYSAAWKALGKTLTAAGKPDAALEAYRQGIQVAEDKGDKQAAKEMRVFAKRIEKSAPI from the coding sequence ATGATGATCGATGCACTGGAAAAACTGCTGAACGGCCCACGTGATGGTGCCTTGCTGCGCTTTTCACTTGGCAACGCTCATTTGCAGGCAGGCCATTTGATGGAAGCGATTCAATATTTTCAGGACACCTTGGCACACGACCCGCACTATTCCGCGGCGTGGAAAGCACTGGGAAAGACGCTGACAGCGGCAGGCAAGCCAGATGCAGCACTGGAAGCCTATCGGCAGGGCATACAGGTAGCTGAGGATAAAGGCGACAAACAAGCCGCCAAAGAGATGCGAGTTTTTGCCAAGCGGATTGAGAAATCCGCCCCAATCTGA
- a CDS encoding DUF6861 domain-containing protein, translated as MPRQLNLMEPLAWLDEWQERYLQIDMGKRMRIREQIAQFVPGLHDEWQSQLERNLSTKRLIRSARTVWQAMTDAERLAEQAVQKQWPDLDWQAAWSAWQALLRHLAVAVGGLTILSHGMGSVSGIQLWASGVASGDPFGTMVADLLGMAFQPTEADVTWHQARSHYTIGFAKSWCVGELPSEMVAWRDTQLDYASHAIADGHLLVVEQVLQSMQAALGQEQAQNLLTQLRQGGLGQPFADWVAGQRMALVTI; from the coding sequence ATGCCTCGACAATTGAATTTGATGGAGCCCTTGGCCTGGCTGGATGAGTGGCAGGAACGCTATCTCCAGATCGACATGGGCAAGCGGATGCGCATCCGGGAGCAGATCGCCCAGTTTGTGCCGGGTTTGCACGATGAATGGCAAAGCCAGCTGGAACGCAATCTCTCCACTAAGCGACTGATCCGCTCAGCCAGAACAGTCTGGCAGGCGATGACCGATGCTGAACGCCTGGCGGAACAAGCCGTGCAGAAGCAGTGGCCGGATCTGGACTGGCAGGCGGCGTGGTCTGCCTGGCAGGCATTGCTGCGCCATCTTGCAGTCGCGGTCGGGGGGCTGACGATTTTGTCACATGGTATGGGCAGCGTGTCTGGCATACAGCTGTGGGCATCTGGGGTGGCATCGGGGGATCCTTTTGGCACCATGGTGGCGGATCTGCTTGGGATGGCGTTTCAGCCAACAGAGGCTGATGTGACGTGGCATCAGGCGCGGAGCCATTACACCATCGGCTTTGCCAAAAGCTGGTGTGTTGGGGAGCTGCCGAGCGAGATGGTGGCGTGGCGCGATACCCAACTGGATTACGCCAGCCATGCGATTGCCGACGGGCATCTGCTTGTGGTCGAGCAGGTGTTGCAATCCATGCAGGCGGCCCTGGGCCAGGAGCAGGCTCAAAACCTGTTGACCCAGTTGCGTCAGGGTGGGCTGGGCCAGCCATTCGCGGATTGGGTGGCAGGCCAACGCATGGCCTTGGTAACAATATGA
- a CDS encoding type VI secretion system Vgr family protein has protein sequence MADSHIPHMPPSLVEPTLPAELGLEQALPAIPDDPSALVRQAMDTGLAQEAGAVKEQLADAATAGMAAASTITSGQPLTAATSLAQAAGVDPRALQAVSSLADLATASSTNALSDMARSLASDLPMADALPVSEAIEPIAEKLHIAEHPLAGRAVMDFASSDIPFQPAPAVAKAALAGNGQIPSLTQDNRLIRVHGLPEGCKLAIASVAGESAISDTYEFRLDLQSPRHDIDLKEVMGKNVTVAISLQDGSEHVLNGYVDAFAFRHHDGSMAVYDARIVPWFATLAHRINSRIYQEKTPQQVLEMLFKEDYPGFADYRFQLQKQYPAESYIVQYGESDLHFANRIMERFGLFYYFEHRPDGHTLVIADDSTSAGCCPPQADHPRIRFNGGNRVEAEDCINHFAARRELQPSKISLNTFDFKAPNTPQYLEEPTIAEQGAIPRLEVYDGNPAFGYRNISDGEREARLRMEACEWQAKLFSGRSECRGLVAGQTFELLEHPWFGAAGGDNQFLVLSMRLEAHSNIRDGQPHLVYQNGFNAIRRKIPYRPIRRHERPTMKGPQTATVVGPQGQEIHTDQYGRIKVQFHWDRHGRHNERSSCWIRVSQPWAGQGWGTVAIPRIAQEVIIDFLEGDPDRPICTGRLFNADQPAPYALPAGAHMMGFKSRSTPGGGGFSEMVIHDTKGNELINIHSQKDMVTTVQHNKRTVINGPEHTINVTKGFQHTEVKQEITVKSTDGPIEITSATQHVHIKAATTITLEVGASKLTMDKEGNISIQGVNISVNGSTITSTSTDQHTIQGAPVNINK, from the coding sequence TTGGCTGATTCACATATTCCACACATGCCACCCTCGCTGGTTGAGCCAACCTTGCCAGCGGAACTGGGACTGGAGCAGGCGCTGCCGGCGATTCCAGACGATCCATCAGCGCTTGTCAGGCAGGCCATGGACACGGGCTTGGCGCAGGAGGCTGGCGCGGTCAAAGAGCAGCTGGCCGATGCGGCTACAGCGGGTATGGCTGCCGCCAGCACGATCACATCTGGGCAGCCGCTGACAGCTGCAACCAGTCTGGCGCAAGCGGCGGGCGTCGATCCTCGCGCCTTGCAGGCGGTTTCATCGCTGGCTGATCTGGCAACGGCCTCAAGTACCAACGCCCTGTCCGATATGGCCCGCTCGCTGGCATCAGACCTACCCATGGCAGATGCCTTGCCGGTTTCCGAAGCCATCGAGCCAATCGCTGAAAAACTGCATATTGCCGAGCACCCGCTGGCTGGCAGGGCGGTGATGGACTTCGCCTCGTCAGACATCCCATTCCAACCGGCTCCGGCGGTGGCCAAGGCAGCGCTGGCTGGCAATGGCCAGATTCCCAGCCTGACCCAGGACAATCGGCTGATCCGTGTCCATGGGCTGCCGGAGGGATGCAAACTTGCCATCGCCAGTGTCGCTGGCGAATCAGCCATCTCCGACACCTATGAGTTCCGGCTGGATCTGCAATCACCACGTCACGACATCGACCTCAAAGAGGTCATGGGCAAGAACGTGACCGTGGCCATCTCATTGCAGGATGGCAGTGAGCATGTCCTGAATGGCTATGTCGATGCATTCGCGTTTCGCCATCACGATGGCAGCATGGCGGTATACGACGCCCGGATCGTTCCCTGGTTTGCCACCCTGGCCCATCGCATCAACAGCCGGATCTATCAGGAAAAGACGCCGCAGCAAGTTCTGGAGATGCTGTTCAAGGAAGACTACCCAGGTTTTGCCGATTATCGCTTTCAACTTCAGAAGCAATACCCAGCCGAAAGCTACATCGTGCAATATGGTGAAAGCGACCTGCATTTCGCCAACCGGATCATGGAGCGGTTTGGTCTGTTCTATTACTTCGAGCACCGCCCCGACGGCCACACCTTGGTGATTGCCGATGACTCGACCAGTGCTGGCTGCTGCCCACCGCAAGCAGACCATCCACGTATCCGTTTCAATGGCGGCAACCGGGTCGAGGCCGAGGATTGCATCAACCATTTTGCAGCCCGCCGTGAGCTGCAACCATCCAAGATCTCGCTGAACACCTTTGATTTCAAAGCCCCGAACACCCCGCAATATCTGGAAGAACCAACCATTGCCGAGCAAGGTGCCATCCCCCGGCTGGAGGTTTACGATGGCAACCCAGCCTTTGGCTACCGCAACATCAGCGATGGCGAGCGCGAAGCCCGGCTCCGCATGGAAGCCTGCGAGTGGCAGGCAAAGCTGTTCAGTGGTCGATCTGAATGCCGTGGGTTGGTGGCAGGCCAGACATTCGAGCTGCTGGAACATCCCTGGTTTGGGGCCGCTGGTGGTGACAACCAGTTTCTGGTGCTGAGCATGCGACTGGAAGCACACAGCAATATCCGTGATGGCCAGCCACATCTTGTCTATCAGAACGGGTTCAACGCCATCCGCCGCAAGATTCCCTATCGCCCGATCCGCCGCCATGAGCGACCCACCATGAAAGGGCCGCAGACCGCAACAGTGGTGGGCCCGCAAGGGCAGGAAATCCACACTGACCAATATGGCCGGATCAAAGTGCAATTCCACTGGGATCGGCATGGCCGCCATAACGAACGCAGCAGCTGCTGGATTCGCGTCAGCCAGCCCTGGGCGGGCCAGGGCTGGGGCACAGTGGCCATTCCCCGTATTGCCCAGGAGGTGATCATCGACTTTCTGGAAGGCGACCCGGATCGGCCCATCTGTACAGGCCGCCTGTTCAATGCCGACCAGCCAGCACCCTATGCGCTACCAGCAGGCGCCCACATGATGGGCTTCAAGAGCCGATCCACACCCGGCGGCGGTGGGTTCAGCGAAATGGTGATCCACGATACCAAGGGCAATGAACTGATCAATATCCATTCACAGAAGGATATGGTCACCACGGTACAGCACAACAAACGTACCGTCATCAACGGCCCGGAACACACCATCAATGTGACGAAGGGATTTCAACACACCGAAGTCAAACAGGAGATCACCGTCAAATCGACGGACGGCCCGATCGAGATCACATCCGCAACCCAGCATGTCCACATCAAAGCGGCCACCACCATCACACTGGAAGTCGGGGCCAGCAAGCTGACCATGGACAAAGAGGGGAATATCAGCATTCAGGGGGTCAATATCTCGGTGAACGGCAGTACGATCACCTCGACTTCGACCGATCAGCACACCATCCAAGGTGCGCCGGTCAATATCAATAAATAG
- a CDS encoding DcrB-related protein: MNEHDIERYHLHEGSMALPAGFADRTANLFIMPDRTSSAPNLSIARDQMQAGEDLARYVDRQLGIMKAKLTGHRVDRRTPSTLGQDGQAITGEQIDAHYKNGKLTIWQRQAAFSISGPRVLIFSASCPHALDEQFDTLWRAWLDSFVPRPE, from the coding sequence ATGAACGAACACGATATCGAACGTTACCACCTGCATGAAGGCAGCATGGCCCTGCCCGCTGGCTTTGCCGATCGAACAGCCAATCTGTTCATCATGCCGGACCGCACCAGCAGTGCACCCAACCTGAGTATTGCCAGGGATCAGATGCAAGCGGGTGAAGATTTGGCCCGTTATGTGGATCGCCAGCTTGGCATCATGAAGGCCAAGCTGACCGGACATAGAGTGGATCGCCGGACACCATCCACGCTTGGCCAAGATGGGCAGGCCATCACAGGTGAGCAGATCGATGCCCACTACAAAAATGGCAAGCTGACCATCTGGCAGCGGCAAGCGGCGTTTTCGATCAGCGGGCCGCGTGTGTTGATCTTCTCGGCCAGCTGCCCGCATGCACTTGACGAGCAGTTCGATACGCTATGGCGGGCTTGGCTCGACAGCTTTGTGCCACGCCCTGAATAG